A region from the Solibacillus sp. FSL H8-0523 genome encodes:
- a CDS encoding 2OG-Fe(II) oxygenase: protein MSKFFSDLPTKETTIFNHRGNKIITADKEIEILARFDEPLIVVLGSVLDHDECDALIELSKNHLKRSKIGSSRELSDIRTSSGAFLNVPDNEVIKRIEKRLASIIDIPTEHGEGLHILNYQPGQEYKEHYDYFASTSKAASNNRIATFVLYLNDVEEGGQTSFPKLNLSVSPKKGMAVYFEYFYNDSALNELTLHGGAPVIQGEKWIATQWIRRQKISNLD, encoded by the coding sequence TTGTCTAAATTCTTTTCAGATTTGCCAACGAAAGAAACTACAATCTTTAATCATCGTGGAAATAAAATTATAACAGCGGATAAAGAAATTGAGATTTTAGCTAGGTTTGATGAACCATTAATCGTTGTGCTCGGTTCGGTGCTCGATCATGATGAGTGTGATGCATTAATCGAATTGTCAAAAAATCATCTTAAACGTTCAAAAATTGGCTCTTCACGAGAATTAAGTGACATTCGAACAAGTAGCGGTGCATTTTTAAATGTTCCTGATAACGAAGTCATTAAACGAATTGAAAAGAGACTGGCTTCTATTATTGATATCCCTACCGAGCATGGGGAGGGCTTACATATTTTAAATTACCAACCTGGACAAGAATACAAAGAGCATTACGATTATTTCGCATCAACGAGTAAAGCGGCGAGCAACAACCGAATTGCCACTTTTGTCTTATACTTAAATGATGTGGAAGAAGGCGGTCAAACATCTTTCCCAAAATTAAATCTATCCGTCTCCCCCAAAAAAGGGATGGCCGTATACTTTGAATACTTTTACAATGATAGCGCACTAAATGAATTAACATTGCACGGCGGCGCTCCTGTGATTCAAGGAGAAAAATGGATTGCTACCCAATGGATTCGCCGTCAAAAAATCAGTAATCTTGATTAA